The following are encoded together in the Notolabrus celidotus isolate fNotCel1 chromosome 9, fNotCel1.pri, whole genome shotgun sequence genome:
- the adra2b gene encoding alpha-2B adrenergic receptor, with translation MASGPDSGCSLELNGWNSSASGSGASIPCNQSILKLAPYSPEATAAFATAITLMAAFTIVGNVMVIIAVLTSRSLRGPQNLFLVSLAAADILVATLVIPFSLANELLGYWYFKSLWCEIYLALDVLFCTSSIVHLCAISLDRYLSISRVTYGRQRTPKRIKAAIVVVWLISAIISFPPLLSLNKSEGGDLGSERGPQCQLNDERWYILYSTIGSFFAPCLIMILVYVRIYQIAKQRTRCPPGEPRKDGVGSATPSQPPKHVQANGKDGEESTPPSSTKNCNDRPPSLAINTSPPSGETQTSQNPTTNNLLQPPSPSLPMTPVTASQDTSAHAPSTPSSVPAPAKTKKEEKKKNKKVKQGKKKPDNNNGDSSSTDSDMEHSHGGGRGSTSMPGSPAGGGVHSPASVKRYRDMMATSKGARLVPGRKSKTENNPGAARRKAMVNREKRFTFVLAVVIGVFVVCWFPFFFSYSLQAVCPDTCAIPDPLFKFFFWIGYCNSSLNPVIYTIFNKDFRKAFKKILCRSTKGTFF, from the coding sequence ATGGCCTCGGGTCCGGACAGTGGCTGCTCGCTGGAGCTAAACGGCTGGAACAGCAGCGCGAGCGGCTCCGGAGCCTCCATCCCCTGTAACCAAAGCATTCTGAAGCTCGCCCCCTACTCTCCTGAGGCCACGGCGGCCTTCGCCACCGCCATCACCCTTATGGCCGCTTTCACCATCGTAGGAAACGTCATGGTCATCATCGCCGTCCTGACCAGCCGCTCCCTCCGAGGTCCGCAGAATCTCTTCTTAGTGTCTCTGGCTGCTGCGGATATTTTAGTGGCCACTCTCGTTATCCCCTTTTCTCTGGCCAATGAGCTGCTTGGCTACTGGTACTTTAAATCTCTGTGGTGTGAGATCTACCTGGCGCTGGACGTGCTCTTTTGCACCTCCTCCATCGTGCACCTATGCGCCATCTCCTTAGACCGCTACCTGTCCATCTCCAGGGTCACCTACGGCCGTCAGCGGACTCCCAAGCGCATCAAAGCCGCCATTGTGGTGGTGTGGCTCATCTCTGCCAtcatctccttccctcctctgctctctctgaacAAAAGTGAGGGAGGGGACCTGGGCAGTGAGCGAGGACCTCAGTGCCAGCTGAATGATGAGCGCTGGTACATCCTCTACTCCACCATCGGCTCCTTCTTTGCTCCCTGCCTCATCATGATCCTGGTCTATGTCAGAATCTACCAAATCGCCAAGCAAAGAACTCGCTGCCCCCCAGGAGAGCCAAGGAAGGATGGGGTTGGATCTGCTACGCCAAGTcagcctccaaaacatgtcCAAGCCAATGGAAAGGATGGTGAAGAAAGCACACCTCCATCATCAACCAAAAACTGCAATGACAGACCCCCCAGCCTCGCCATAAACACCTCTCCTCCTTCAGGAGAGACCCAAACTTCCCAGAATCCCACCACCAATAATCTCCTGCAGCCCCCATCCCCATCTCTACCTATGACTCCTGTCACAGCCTCCCAGGACACCTCTGCCCATGCCCCCTCAACCCCCTCTTCTGTGCCTGCCCCTGCCAAAAccaaaaaggaggagaagaagaagaacaagaaggtcaagcaggggaaaaaaaaacctgacaatAACAACGGCGACAGCTCTAGCACAGACAGCGATATGGAACACAGCCACGGAGGAGGCCGAGGCAGCACCAGTATGCCAGGGTCACCTGCAGGAGGGGGGGTTCACTCCCCGGCATCGGTCAAGCGTTACCGGGACATGATGGCCACGTCAAAGGGGGCTCGGCTGGTGCCTGGGAGGAAGTCAAAAACAGAGAACAACCCTGGAGCAGCGAGGCGGAAAGCGATGGTGAACAGAGAGAAGCGTTTCACCTTTGTGCTGGCGGTGGTCATCGGGGTCTTTGTGGTGTGCTGGTTCCCGTTTTTCTTCTCTTACTCTCTGCAGGCAGTGTGTCCAGATACCTGTGCCATCCCTGATCCTCTCTTTAAGTTTTTCTTCTGGATTGGGTACTGCAACTCCTCGCTCAACCCCGTCATATACACCATCTTCAACAAAGACTTTAGAAAGGCCTTTAAGAAGATACTCTGCAGAAGCACGAAGGGGACTTTCTTTTAG